Proteins encoded together in one Onychomys torridus chromosome 1, mOncTor1.1, whole genome shotgun sequence window:
- the Znf428 gene encoding zinc finger protein 428 isoform X2 produces the protein MTETREPAETGGYASLEEDDEDLSPEPDSEEEEEEEEEEETTDDPEYDPGYKVKQRIGGGRGGPSRRAPRAAQPAGPPAQPCQLCGRSPLAEAPPGTPPCRLCCPTTATQEAPAPEGRALGEEEEEPSRTGESRPAGRDGDEDEEEGGTYHCTECEDSFDNLGELHGHFMLHARGEV, from the exons ATGACAGAGACCCGTGAGCCCGCCGAGACTGGAGGCTACGCCAGCTTGGAGGAAGATGATGAAGACCTTTCCCCAG AGCCCgactctgaggaggaggaggaggaagaggaggaagaggagaccaCTGACGACCCCGAATATGACCCTGGCTATAAGGTGAAACAGCGCataggtgggggcaggggaggcccATCCCGCCGGGCCCCCCGAGCAGCCCAGCCTGCTGGCCCACCTGCACAGCCCTGCCAGCTCTGTGGCCGATCACCACTGGCAGAGGCCCCACCGGGTACCCCACCTTGCCGACTCTGCTGCCCCACAACAGCAACCCAAGAAGCCCCAGCCCCTGAAGGCAGGGCTCttggtgaggaagaggaggagccatCTCGTACTGGGGAGAGCCGGCCTGCAGGACGGGATggagatgaagatgaggaggagggggGTACCTACCACTGTACGGAGTGTGAGGACTCCTTTGACAACCTCGGGGAGCTGCATGGTCACTTCATGCTGCATGCCCGCGGTGAGGTTTAG
- the Znf428 gene encoding zinc finger protein 428 isoform X1, whose protein sequence is MTETREPAETGGYASLEEDDEDLSPGPEHSSDSEYTLSEPDSEEEEEEEEEEETTDDPEYDPGYKVKQRIGGGRGGPSRRAPRAAQPAGPPAQPCQLCGRSPLAEAPPGTPPCRLCCPTTATQEAPAPEGRALGEEEEEPSRTGESRPAGRDGDEDEEEGGTYHCTECEDSFDNLGELHGHFMLHARGEV, encoded by the exons ATGACAGAGACCCGTGAGCCCGCCGAGACTGGAGGCTACGCCAGCTTGGAGGAAGATGATGAAGACCTTTCCCCAG GCCCGGAGCATTCTTCTGACTCTGAATACACTCTTTCAGAGCCCgactctgaggaggaggaggaggaagaggaggaagaggagaccaCTGACGACCCCGAATATGACCCTGGCTATAAGGTGAAACAGCGCataggtgggggcaggggaggcccATCCCGCCGGGCCCCCCGAGCAGCCCAGCCTGCTGGCCCACCTGCACAGCCCTGCCAGCTCTGTGGCCGATCACCACTGGCAGAGGCCCCACCGGGTACCCCACCTTGCCGACTCTGCTGCCCCACAACAGCAACCCAAGAAGCCCCAGCCCCTGAAGGCAGGGCTCttggtgaggaagaggaggagccatCTCGTACTGGGGAGAGCCGGCCTGCAGGACGGGATggagatgaagatgaggaggagggggGTACCTACCACTGTACGGAGTGTGAGGACTCCTTTGACAACCTCGGGGAGCTGCATGGTCACTTCATGCTGCATGCCCGCGGTGAGGTTTAG
- the Srrm5 gene encoding serine/arginine repetitive matrix protein 5 gives MHSPSKRSSKLGMAPAPTGPTGPSMPTTAPTAPASLKTTKAAVSNSPSVHPKSPNLVMSPNSPKSTRSTGTKTAPSSRPSSRSQGHSKMRTSSQVSTDTKARKASKGRKDGKTGLVGRHQQKGPHSRGRTPGRRGSHSSKTSPSRSSTPSRKRTHSAKPGVAKKARTPTSHRKQGQGKSYSQPRTSTQERSTSQSRNMCWEKSPKLPGASDPRSSSRLPEIPSRAKSHSLSRTAFKSSSKSPVASRRARSYSQGMSPSREQTPTLTDLNATSGMVKSYKQDSSLSRAQSFSRSRTPSRTRSHSRSRTPRRSRSRSHKRTQSRVRSFSWRRNRGRARSRTRRVTPTQPRRSQSRAHSQEESHNPWRAPGRERSQAWSRTSSEEKSHSRSRSTREKDHSRSRPARKKGHRRSRKPSTGSGCSQSRNPSTDTAQSQSPASIKKRARSKESRHSQPRTTTEQSSRSYSRNHNKDQEHNQAADPQSHLGKPSPTMTTSSSQKRAHSKGRSHSSSRLPKGIQVRDDSFVNPRTSKVTSPGERSSSSSSKLA, from the coding sequence ATGCATTCTCCATCAAAGAGATCCTCCAAGCTCGGCATGGCTCCGGCACCCACTGGGCCCACTGGGCCCTCCATGCCCACCACAGCTCCCACAGCTCCAGCTTCCCTGAAGACCACCAAAGCAGCAGTGTCCAACAGTCCCTCAGTGCATCCTAAGTCCCCTAACTTGGTCATGAGCCCTAATAGTCCTAAGTCTACCAGATCAACAGGTACCAAGACAGCTCCTTCATCCCGGCCAAGCAGCAGGTCCCAAGGCCACAGCAAGATGAGAACATCCAGTCAGGTGAGCACTGATACCAAGGCCAGGAAGGCCAGCAAGGGCAGGAAGGATGGCAAGACTGGCCTTGTAGGACGACATCAGCAGAAAGGCCCACACAGCCGAGGGCGAACTCCGGGAAGGAGGGGAAGCCACAGCTCCAAGACgtccccaagcagatcaagtaCTCCTAGCAGGAAGAGAACCCATTCTGCCAAACCAGGTGTGGCCAAGAAGGCAAGGACCCCTACTTCCCACCGCAAACAAGGCCAAGGCAAGAGTTACAGCCAACCTAGAACCAGTACTCAGGAAAGGAGCACTAGCCAGTCTAGAAACATGTGCTGGGAAAAAAGCCCTAAGCTGCCAGGGGCCTCAGACCCAAGGAGCAGCTCTAGACTACCTGAAATCCCCAGTAGGGCCAAAAGCCACAGCCTAAGTAGGACAGCCTTCAAGAGCTCTAGCAAATCTCCTGTGGcatccaggagagccaggagcTATAGCCAGGGGATGTCCCCCAGCAGGGAACAGACTCCCACCCTGACTGATCTCAATGCCACGTCAGGAATGGTCAAGAGTTACAAGCAGGACAGCAGCCTCAGCAGGGCCCAAAGCTTCAGCCGTTCGAGGACCCCCAGCAGGACCCGAAGTCACAGTCGCTCTAGGACCCCCAGAAGGTCAAGAAGTCGCAGTCACAAGAGGACCCAGAGCCGGGTGAGAAGTTTCAGCTGGAGGAGAAATCGTGGTAGGGCCAGAAGTCGCACCCGGAGGGTCACACCCACACAGCCGAGACGGAGCCAGTCCAGAGCCCACAGCCAGGAGGAGAGTCACAATCCATGGAGGgctccaggaagagagagaagccaaGCATGGTCTAGGACCTCCAGTGAGGAAAAGAGCCACAGCCGGTCCAGAAGTACCAGAGAGAAAGATCACAGCCGATCAAGACCCGCCAGGAAGAAGGGGCACAGGCGGTCTAGGAAGCCCAGCACTGGGAGCGGGTGCAGCCAGTCTAGAAACCCCAGCACAGACACAGCCCAAAGCCAGTCTCCAGCCTCCATCAAGAAAAGAGCACGGAGCAAGGAGAGTCGCCACAGCCAACCGAGAACCACCACAGAGCAGAGCTCCCGAAGCTACTCTAGAAACCACAACAAGGACCAAGAACACAACCAAGCCGCAGACCCTCAGAGCCACCTAGGGAAGCCATCTCCCACCATGACCACGAGTTCTAGTCAGAAGAGAGCCCACAGCAAGGGAAGGAGTCACTCCTCATCACGACTTCCCAAAGGAATCCAAGTCCGGGATGACAGCTTTGTCAACCCCAGGACTTCTAAGGTCACCTCACCTGGGGAAAGGTCTTCATCATCTTCCTCCAAGCTGGCGTAG